The sequence AAGAGTTATCGGAGTTTCGCGAATTGTTGGCTTCGGACGATTCTTTTGATGAGGACAAAATCCGTAAAGTTTGGGAACTCGCTCTGGCAAACAAAGAAGATATCCGAAAAACAAAATGAAATTTTTTAAAAATATAAATAAGTTAAGTGGACTTAAGGCAACCATTCTTACAAACCAAAGTGCCTTTGGTTTTGCTAGAAAATATCATTTCCAAACTTATGCTGAAATTTTTGATTTAAAAACGATTTTTTTACCCGAACACGGACTCTTTGCTGAACTACAAGATCAAGTTAGTGGTGATGAACTAAAATATCTTTTTGGCAATATGCAAATTATAAATCTCTATGGAAAAGAAGAATCAAGTCTTGTTCCACCGAGAGAAAATTTGACGAATGTAGATGTGGTGATCATTGATATTAAGGATGTTGGTTCTCGTTATTATACTTTTTTAACAACTGCATATTATATCCTTTCTGAGATTTCTCGTTTAAAAAAAGAAACAGGGAAAGCTCCTATTTTTTTGGTCATAGATTCGCCTAATCCGATTGGGAGAAAAGTAGAAGGTTCTCCTCTCCAAAAAGAATTTGAATCCTTTGTTGGGGTTCCTTCTGTTTTACACCGGCATGGACTCACACCAGGAGAATTATTATCGTATTATAATGAAACGTTCCATTTGAAAGTTGATGTTGTCGTTGTACCGGTGGGTGTATTTCATCCTAAGTCAGTTTCTTCCTTTGAATGGATACCTCCTTCTCCCAATATCCCAACACAAAATACTTGTTTGGTGTATCCAGGGATGTGTCTCTTGGAAGGAACTAATTTATCGGAAGGAAGAGGGACAACTAAACCTTTTGAAACTTTTGGGGCTCCTTATTTATTAGGAGATGCTAAAGAGGAATTAGATAAAAGGATGGCTTCTCACCAACCAGGGCTTTTTTATTTACGAAATTTGCGATTTTTGCCTACCTTTCATAAATACGCTGGTACCATTTGTGAAGGATACCAGCTTATGGTTGTAAAACCCAAACAGTTTCACTCTTTGTATTTTACATTGTTCTTCTTAAAACAACTAAAAGAATTATTTCCTAACGAATTTGAATACTTAAAAGGAGTGTATGAGTTTCGTTCAGATCGACCAGCAATTGAGCTTCTCGCTGGTGACACTGTGCTTCTTGACTATTTAAACAGCAATGTTTCCGATTCTGACCTAAAGGAATACTTGAACCAATCGGAGAGCCGATGGATTAAGGCCATAAAACCGTTTCGATATTAATTTTTTTAACAAATTGGTGTTGCAGACCGACTAATGGTTGGGTATACAATCACCATGACAAGAATGTTTCGAATCGTTTTTTTGGTTTCCTTAATGGCAACCGTTTTAACCAACTGCGGTTATAACCGCATCCAAGAGTTGGATGAAGAAGTGACTGCTTCTTGGGCAGAAGTTCTCAACCAATACAAAAGAAGATCTGATCTAGTTCCCAATTTGGTTTCAGCCGTAAAAGGATTTGCCAACCAAGAAAAAGAGATTATGACAAACATTGCAGAAGCAAGGGCAAAAATTGGTTCCATCCAAGCAACTCCTGAACTTGTAAACAATCCCGAAAGTTTGAAGAAGTTTGACCAAGCGCAAGGACAATTGGGTTCTGCTTTATCAAGACTTCTTATGATCCAAGAAAACTATCCACAATTAAAATCAGACCAACATTTCTCTGATTTAATGGCACAATTGGAAGGAACAGAAAATAGAATCACTGTAGCAAGAAACAGATTTATCAAAGCTACTAAAGAATTCAATGTTTACATTCGTCAGTTCCCTGCAGTTCTTACTGCAAAAGCTTTTGGTTATGATGCTAAAGCAACATTTACAGTAGAAGATGAAAAAGCGATTGAGAATGCTCCGAAAGTAGAATTCTAATCATATTTTTTGGATTCATTCAATTAAGCCAGTAAGTGATTACTGGCTTTTTTATTTAAAATTGAAAGTAGAGGAAGGGACTCGAAACCGTTACACTATAAATAATAAAGGAAGTGATATAGAGTAGGATACAAGTCGGAATTAAAAAGTAAAGATTGTCCGTGATAAATGCAAATCTGTCTTCCTTTCTATCTTGGAGAATATCAACCAAAAACAAAAATCCAACTAAGATCACTAGGCTCACACTCATTTGAGGAAAAATTCCACCAGCTCCCGTAAAAGCACGTTCTAACATGATTTTGACGATGCCCATACCTGTTGGGACTTCTGGAGTCGCTTTTGCTCGAAAGAAAAAACAAGACAAAACAAAAACGCCAACAGGGTAGATGGGTTGGATGGCACGTGGCACTCGGTTCCAAGCATTACGCATTGTTTCAAATTGAAATACAAACTTTTCAATGACCATCATTGATGAGTGTAAGGTTCCCCAGAAAACAAAAGTCCAATCGGCACCATGCCAGATTCCTGATACAAATGTTGTAATGAAGAGATTGACGTAGGCCATAATTTGACCTCTTCTGTTTCCGCCAAGAGTGATATATATATAATCTCTTAACCAAGAACTAAAGGAAATATGCCAACGCCTCCAGAGTTCGGTGAGTGTACCTGACAAAAAAGGACGATCAAAGTTTTTTGGAATATGAAAACCAAGTATTCTTGCCGTTCCAATGGCTATATCAGAGTAACCAGAAAAATCACAATAGATTTGAACTGCAAAAAGAAAAGCTGCCATCCACATAGCAATCCAATTGTATTCTGTTGGATTGGCATACATGGGATCGATCACATAGGAAACAGGATCGGCTATAAAAGTTTTTTTGAAGATTCCCCAGAAGAGTTGTTTTAGTCCCTGCTTTAGATTTTCTTTTGTGAAATCTTTGGAATCTAAAAATTGGTGGAGGACATCACTGGCACGTAAGATAGGACCCGCTACGAGTTGGGGAAAAAATGCGAGAAAAAGTCCGAAATGGAAAATGGACTTTGCTCTTTCGACGACACCTCTATAAACATCGACTGCATAGGATACTGCTTGTAAGGTGAAAAAACTAATCCCCATCGGAAGTAGAATCCCAGACTTTTGGACAAACTCAGGATCACAAGGTGTCAAAGAAAAGGTTTGGTTCCATACCGTGATGGAAAAATCCAAATACTTAAATACAAAAAGTAAACTTAGGTTACTCCAAACGGCAACGTTTAACCAAAAGATTTTTTTTGGTTTGGAAGAGGTTTGGTCCATGTAATCGACTGCAAGTTTTGTCACTACAAAAGAAAATACGAGCAAAATGAGAAATGGAATTCTGAAAATTGCATAAAAGTATAAACTAACAATGAATAACCAAAGACCTTGAAATCTTTTAGGGATCAAAAAATAAACTAAGATAACAACGGGAGCAAAGATCAAATAGTGAACAGAATTAAAAAGCATATTATTTGATTTCCTTTAAAGCTTCTGTTATGGACTCGGCTGCCCATAAATTACCTAATTTTGTTAGGTGGCCATCACCAGGAATGTAATAGTCTTGGATTCCTGCTTTTTTTGTTTTTCCATTTAGGGTAAATTCACGGCCACACATTTTGTCTGTAAAGGGGAGGATGTCTAAAGTTTTGATTCCTTTTGAATCTAGATACCTTTTTGCACGAATGGAATAACTTCCAAGTGCATTGAATTTTCCTATTTGTCTGCAATACACTTCTTCGATCTGCATAGGGAGGATCACAGGAACAAATTTGTATCCTTTTTCTTTGGATAGATTTATCATTAAATCATAAGCTCTCGTTGTAGTTTCGGGTAAGGGCTCAAGAGAATTTGGATCTACGGGAGAATCAGAACAGATCACACTTAAATTCTGAAGAGGAGTGGGGCAGATGAATGTTTCTGTTTCCTCACATTTCTGTTGTTTGACGGGAAGGATGAATGTTTCTCGCAAATAAACAAGTGGAGACGATAAAAGAAGTTCTGAGTCTGTTGAAACTAAGTATTTTGTTTGAGCAAATTTGACTTTTGTTTGTTCGTAAGCAAGTTTTAGAGCCTGTAATAGATAAGAAACTCTTGTGAGTTCAAATTGAATGCGAAAGTTTTTTTTCCAAACGGGGTCGTTTTCATGGAGTGCATCACTTTCATCATCTGGAAGGATTCCTTGTGCTCTTAGTTCATCAGGCATCGTGAAATCATTTGGTGAAATAAAGAACAATACTGTTTGAATGTTATCGATATGTGTAGACATATCTTCGAGTCGTTTGTAAGAACCAAGAGAACCATAGGCATCCACACCTAGATTGAGGCTTTGGAATTTGACTCCATTTTCTTCCAGACCGTTAAGCCTAGAACAAAAAGTATCTTCATCGGAGACTCCAAATCCCATCACCAAACTATCCCCTAGACATAAAAGTTTAGGTTTTCCCGGAACTGGTTCTTCTAGGCCTCGAAGGCCAAGGGAATTGGTGGTGAACTGACCTTGCCATAAATCTGCATAGTGGCGTACAAAACGACTTTCGTTTGGTTCTAAAGCCACTCCATATTCAGGATGGTAGGCATGGAGGAGTTTGACATCACGGTAGTATCTTAAGGCAGGCGGATTGGAAGCGCGTAAAATCAATTCCAAAGAAAGTAACGCCAACGGGAAAAATAGGACAATGGCTCCCCATCGTTTCCAGTTTTGAATCATATCCCTCTAAACTTTAGAATTCGGGCTGGGAATCAAGCATTTCTATTGTAAATTTAAGAACTCACTCGCGATGGCATCGGCAAAAAGTTCTGCGAGTGCAGGGCCCGGATGGCCATCCCCTGGAATATAAATTTGTTTTTGTTCTTTAAACAGTTCTTCTGTTTTTTTTCTGAGGTCGATCGTGTTCATTCCTTCTTGGATGAAGAATTTTTTTGTCTCATCATAATTAGGATCACTGGTATCTGGTTTCCCTTCTCTAGACATCCCAAGGCTAAATAGGATGGAAAGTTTCTCTTTGGAAATGGACGGGTCATTTAAAAACTGAAATAAATTAGAATAAGTGATATGTTCTTTGGGATAAAGTATGGGAGTTCCGTACGAAGTGTACACATTGTTCGGTGGAGAGGGAAGAAAGTAACGGTAAGTATAAGAGTACCTGCTGAGTAGGTGGTGGATGGGATAAAGAAAACGTTTGAGACCGGTTTTTTCTCTTTCGTCATCAATAAAGTCAGAGGGATTCCAAATCCAAAAGATTTTTTTAGGATGGTTCTCTTCTTTCGTTCCAGTTAAAGTTTCTTTTAAAAGTCGAGAAATTCCATTGGTGCCGATGGCATCTACCGCAATCACCCGAGCATTTAAGTTATACTTTGTCTTTAGATAAAATGCTAAGGTTTCCTTGGTGGGTAAACCATAACCCATTGCCATTGAGTCACCGATGATCCATAAGTTTGTGTCCTCTTTTTCATCGGAAAGGATCCTTTCTCCCCTATGATTTGTTTGTATGTCCCAAGTTTTTCCATCTTTTCTCGTGAAAGTTTCGTTTCTGTTGGGGCAAAGGCGAATCTCCGAGAATCCATACAAACAATGAAATTTTTTATACCGAATTTCTTCGGAATCACTCTGGTAAACAAAACGAAATTTCCCTTCTCCGAGTAACAAAACTAGGAGAAGGGAAATTCCGATTGATAAAATTAGTTTAGAATATTTTTTCAATGAGAAGGTAAAAGAAAGATAAGTTACCTAAATAAAGTAACATCACTAAAAATCCAATTGCGATTTGTACAATATACGCAGAATAAGAAAAACCTTGGTAAGCAAGATAAGTTGTGATTCCTAAAATCATCTCAGGAACTAATACGTAATAAGCGACGTGTCCCCACATCCTTACGTTTTGTGGATACCAAGATCCTAAAATCCACATTGTAGCCTCTGAAGTTCCAAAAATCACTAGAGCGGTGATCCCAACCCAAAGGCCCGTTCCAATGATGGAAACAGACATCTCTTCTAACTTGATTCCTGTATAAACACAGAGAAATAACGGAATGACCCAAAGGCCGGCCATATAACCGGAAACAGTTCCTATTTTAAATAATCCATCTTCTGGGAATACTAATGATTGTAATACGCTAGATAGGAACCAATCGGGGATGACCATAAAAATAGATAAAGGAACGAGGAATTTCCAAATACGAAACGGTGTATGCCACCGCAGACTTAAAGAGACCACAACAAAACTAATATGGAAAAGGAGGGTAAGTGTCGCAAGTTTGATCCCGGCAGAGTTTTCTCCCCAGTATAAAACGACTCCGGAAATAATACTAAAAACGAGAAAATACAATGCCAAAAGGAATTCTTCTGCAAGGAACTTAGGTTTCATCGCTTTGCAATTTAGGGCAATGGGGAAGAGATGCAAGTCGAAACTTTATTTGTGATGGTTAAAAAATGAATTCAGTGAAGGAGATTTTTTTTTGCGTGCTTGGTGGGAGATACTGGGTTCGAACCAGTGACCTCTACCATGTCAAGGTAGCGCTCTAACCAACTGAGCTAATCCCCCAAGGTAAAACCACTTCACCAGAGCCGAGTCCACCGTAAAGTACGATTTCTGAATCGGTTCCTAAATGAAAAATCAGCACTCATTCGATCGGCAAGGCGTTCGGGTTTGGTTTTGTCTGGGATTAAAAGAACTAAATTGTCTTTTGCTCTGGAAAGGCCGACATAGAGGATCCTTCGTTCTTCTGCCTCGTTGATCGTTTCTCCATCCTCACTCCAACCCAGAACCAAATCTAGGATGACAGTCGTAAATTCCAAACCCTTGGCACTGTGGATTGTCATCACTTGTTCCTTAGGCAAACCAGCATCGATCCATTCTTTTTTTCTGAAATTACTTCTTGTGAGTACGATTGTATTTGGGTCTTTTTTGTACCATTCCTTCCAAATTGCCATTGGCTTTGTTTCTGTTTCTTTGATTCGTTCAATGGAAAAGATTCCCTTTTCTTTACGGAAAGTTTGAACCTGTTTTGGAATTTTGTCTTTGTTGGGTTTTAATGGAAGTAGAGAGGCTTGGATGATAGAATCCTTAGAACGGTAGTTAGTGGATAGAAAGTATGGAACCACTCCAGGGAAATGTTTATGAAAATCTAAAAATGGTTTGGGTGTTGCCCCACGAAATCCATAGATAGCCTGCCAATCATCACCTACAACGGTGATCGAATGAAAATTCATTTTTTTGATGATTTGGAGTTGGATTTCGTCCGTATCTTGAAACTCATCAATGATCAGGGATTTCCATTTTTCTTTGACTAGATCAGCTTCTTTTGTATCTAAAAAGTTAAGGAAGTCAGAAATCAAATCATCAAACTCAAAGTAATGGTTTTTGTTTTTCCAGGACTTAAAATTTGTTAAAAAAGATTCATAACCTACTGATGATAATTCTCTAAAATAGTTTCCATTATTTTTGAATAGAATGGGAAAAGGAAGCCCTCCGATTTCATACCGGAGAGGAAATAAAATCTCCTTTGAAATCTCCCATTTTTTTGATTCACCTAGAAGTTTATACTTGGACCAGTTTTTAGAAGGATCATAATTTTTTAGGATATGATAACAAAACGCGTGAAATGTGGAGATATGATACTTAGGTGAGAGATTATTTTTCTCACACCGTTCCTTGAATTCTTTTGTTGCTTTTTTGGTAAAAGTGACAATGACCGTGCTTTCGGGAAGGAAGGTTTTATCCTTTTCCCTTTCTTGGAGTAGTCCAATCATCGTCGCAGTTTTCCCCGATCCTGCGCCCGCAATCACCTGTTTGATCTGGTGATGGGAATGGATGATAGATTTTTGTTCTTCACTCCACATTGATAGTAGAGTGTTTTATTTGAATGATTTGGTTCTATTTATTGTTTGAAGACAGTGGAATCATCATCTTCTTCTTCTTTGAGATCATAATATCCATAGATAAAACTGGAACTGGCTTTTACTTCCATTCCATAAAAATGTTCTGAAATTCTACCCGATTTGGTGACTTCCAATTTGTATTCTTCTGCTAGAAATTTCATTTTATCCATGGATATCTTTTCATTGATTTTGGGTCCAAAACCAGATTCTGTTTTTGACCAGTCGATGATGAAGAGTCGTCCTCCCGATTTCATAGACCGGATGAGACCATCCATCGCCAAACCAGGGTTTGGGAAGGTAGATAATGATAGGGAAGCAAAAATAATTTCTGGGACGGGTACCCATTCAGGAAGCAGGGGGTGGTCGGACTGGTCCATATGAAAAGGGGTGAGTTGTTCGATCCCTTCCATCAGTTTCCGACGAAGGATCATATCAATGATCTCTTGTTGGCATTCGGCCGCCCAGATCCAAACATGGGGAAACCATTTTCTGAATTCATTGAAGTAGAATCCAAGCCCACTTCCAAAGTCGACTAAGTTATTTAAACCTTTCCAGTTGAAAAATGCGTACACATCTTCCGGTGGACAAACCTCTCTCCTATGGCTGGAAAGTAGGTATTCCTGGTAACTTTGGGAACGGTAATATTCCGTTTCGGACATAATGACAATTCTTACAGAAAAGCGAGGAAAGTACAAACGAAAAATTCAATTAGGAGACCTTTACCACCGAAAATCTAAGTATGAAGTTCTCGATTCAACTTTGGATGGTCGTATTGCTATTTTCTTTTTTCCCGGTTTCAGGTGATTCTGGGTTTGAGGAAAGTCGTTACCCAACGATAGCAAAGGCAATCCATGCAAACCTTCTACCAGATAAAAAATCGATTCGTTTGGATTGGGATCCGCCCAAACAAGAGGGAGAAATCATTGTGGCTAGGTCTTCGGTGATGATCGACAGCCCAGAAAAGTTATACATCGCTGACTCACTTGGTCGTTATAAAGCAAATGGTTCTAATGCTACCCGTGTTTATTTTGATTATAATTTAAAACCTGGAACCTATTACTACGCGATTGTTATGGTAACGGACGTTCGTCGTAGAGAGGTAAAACTTTTTTCCAATCAAAACTATACTGTGGTTCCCATTCATATAGCCGAAGAAAATGGAACTCCTGTTGTGGGACAAAATCCTGATTTCCCTGCCTTTCCTGCGGATGCGGGAATTCATTCTATGGTTGGGGGAGTTTCCGGAATTACCGCAAATATTGAAAGAAAGTTCGTACGTCTGAACTGGACACCACCAAACGGTGCTACTGCGGGGAGAACTCTATATACTGTTTACCGTTCCAATTCTCCTCTGACTAGTTTGCCACTCATGCAAAAAGCGGAAAAACTAGCAGAACTCACTCACCCAGTAAATACGTTTTTAGATCAAGATTTAGACAAATCACAAACTTTGTATTACGGAGTTTCTGTGAAACAGACGGGTGGGGAAGAAACACTTCCTTTGGAAGACAAAAAGTCTACTTTACGCGTGTTTTACATCAAACAAACAGAAAAAAATAATGCAGAAGTGATTGTAGAAGAAGCTCCTAAAAAACCAAAACAAGAAGTGGCTTCTAATGATACTCGAACTGATTTAGGTGGAGTGCTGCATGTTCGAGGCCTTGGATATGAACGTGTGGGGAAAGGGGCAGTGATTAGTTGGATTAGTCCTGAAGCTGCAGATGAAACAACTGTATATAGTTTATATGCATCCGTAAAACCTTTGAACCAAGGTGCTGCTTCCTTTGGGCAAGGTTCGGTTGTGAAAGTGGCAACAGTCGTACATCCAAAAACAAATTTTTTTATCAAAGAATTAAAAGAAATTGATGAACTCTATTTTGGAGTCACAGCCAAATCCAATGGAATTCCTGAAGATTATCATTTAAGAGAAAATGTTTCTTATTTTAAATATGATTTTTCAAAAGACAATCCTCCACCAGAAGAACCAAATGTAGTGGCGGAGTCTCATCCGAAAAAAGAACCAGAAAAAACAGAAGTTTATAAAAATGAACATACTGTTGTCCCAGCAGATAGTTTCCCACCGAAAGAGAATTCTGACCAAGTGAATGATTTTAAAGAAGAACCATCGGCTACGGTTAACTATGATTTAGGTCAAACGGATCTGAATCAAATCATCAAAGAAACAGTCATTAGAAAAAAATACGAAACCGCCGTATATCGGTTAGAAGAGTATTTAAAGAATGAATCCAATTCGTACTTACGAGGAAAAGCGATGTTTTTTCTCGGTGTAAGTGCATTAAAAACTGGTGATACAAAAAAAGCCTTAAAATGTTTT is a genomic window of Leptospira brenneri containing:
- a CDS encoding UvrD-helicase domain-containing protein, translating into MWSEEQKSIIHSHHQIKQVIAGAGSGKTATMIGLLQEREKDKTFLPESTVIVTFTKKATKEFKERCEKNNLSPKYHISTFHAFCYHILKNYDPSKNWSKYKLLGESKKWEISKEILFPLRYEIGGLPFPILFKNNGNYFRELSSVGYESFLTNFKSWKNKNHYFEFDDLISDFLNFLDTKEADLVKEKWKSLIIDEFQDTDEIQLQIIKKMNFHSITVVGDDWQAIYGFRGATPKPFLDFHKHFPGVVPYFLSTNYRSKDSIIQASLLPLKPNKDKIPKQVQTFRKEKGIFSIERIKETETKPMAIWKEWYKKDPNTIVLTRSNFRKKEWIDAGLPKEQVMTIHSAKGLEFTTVILDLVLGWSEDGETINEAEERRILYVGLSRAKDNLVLLIPDKTKPERLADRMSADFSFRNRFRNRTLRWTRLW
- a CDS encoding tetratricopeptide repeat protein, coding for MKFSIQLWMVVLLFSFFPVSGDSGFEESRYPTIAKAIHANLLPDKKSIRLDWDPPKQEGEIIVARSSVMIDSPEKLYIADSLGRYKANGSNATRVYFDYNLKPGTYYYAIVMVTDVRRREVKLFSNQNYTVVPIHIAEENGTPVVGQNPDFPAFPADAGIHSMVGGVSGITANIERKFVRLNWTPPNGATAGRTLYTVYRSNSPLTSLPLMQKAEKLAELTHPVNTFLDQDLDKSQTLYYGVSVKQTGGEETLPLEDKKSTLRVFYIKQTEKNNAEVIVEEAPKKPKQEVASNDTRTDLGGVLHVRGLGYERVGKGAVISWISPEAADETTVYSLYASVKPLNQGAASFGQGSVVKVATVVHPKTNFFIKELKEIDELYFGVTAKSNGIPEDYHLRENVSYFKYDFSKDNPPPEEPNVVAESHPKKEPEKTEVYKNEHTVVPADSFPPKENSDQVNDFKEEPSATVNYDLGQTDLNQIIKETVIRKKYETAVYRLEEYLKNESNSYLRGKAMFFLGVSALKTGDTKKALKCFLKKETKSYSPSRVEFWTNQTLSQAGRGNL
- a CDS encoding DUF6989 domain-containing protein, with the protein product MKPKFLAEEFLLALYFLVFSIISGVVLYWGENSAGIKLATLTLLFHISFVVVSLSLRWHTPFRIWKFLVPLSIFMVIPDWFLSSVLQSLVFPEDGLFKIGTVSGYMAGLWVIPLFLCVYTGIKLEEMSVSIIGTGLWVGITALVIFGTSEATMWILGSWYPQNVRMWGHVAYYVLVPEMILGITTYLAYQGFSYSAYIVQIAIGFLVMLLYLGNLSFFYLLIEKIF
- a CDS encoding LemA family protein; this translates as MTRMFRIVFLVSLMATVLTNCGYNRIQELDEEVTASWAEVLNQYKRRSDLVPNLVSAVKGFANQEKEIMTNIAEARAKIGSIQATPELVNNPESLKKFDQAQGQLGSALSRLLMIQENYPQLKSDQHFSDLMAQLEGTENRITVARNRFIKATKEFNVYIRQFPAVLTAKAFGYDAKATFTVEDEKAIENAPKVEF
- a CDS encoding SAM-dependent methyltransferase — its product is MSETEYYRSQSYQEYLLSSHRREVCPPEDVYAFFNWKGLNNLVDFGSGLGFYFNEFRKWFPHVWIWAAECQQEIIDMILRRKLMEGIEQLTPFHMDQSDHPLLPEWVPVPEIIFASLSLSTFPNPGLAMDGLIRSMKSGGRLFIIDWSKTESGFGPKINEKISMDKMKFLAEEYKLEVTKSGRISEHFYGMEVKASSSFIYGYYDLKEEEDDDSTVFKQ
- a CDS encoding DUF1343 domain-containing protein codes for the protein MKFFKNINKLSGLKATILTNQSAFGFARKYHFQTYAEIFDLKTIFLPEHGLFAELQDQVSGDELKYLFGNMQIINLYGKEESSLVPPRENLTNVDVVIIDIKDVGSRYYTFLTTAYYILSEISRLKKETGKAPIFLVIDSPNPIGRKVEGSPLQKEFESFVGVPSVLHRHGLTPGELLSYYNETFHLKVDVVVVPVGVFHPKSVSSFEWIPPSPNIPTQNTCLVYPGMCLLEGTNLSEGRGTTKPFETFGAPYLLGDAKEELDKRMASHQPGLFYLRNLRFLPTFHKYAGTICEGYQLMVVKPKQFHSLYFTLFFLKQLKELFPNEFEYLKGVYEFRSDRPAIELLAGDTVLLDYLNSNVSDSDLKEYLNQSESRWIKAIKPFRY
- a CDS encoding MBOAT family O-acyltransferase, which gives rise to MLFNSVHYLIFAPVVILVYFLIPKRFQGLWLFIVSLYFYAIFRIPFLILLVFSFVVTKLAVDYMDQTSSKPKKIFWLNVAVWSNLSLLFVFKYLDFSITVWNQTFSLTPCDPEFVQKSGILLPMGISFFTLQAVSYAVDVYRGVVERAKSIFHFGLFLAFFPQLVAGPILRASDVLHQFLDSKDFTKENLKQGLKQLFWGIFKKTFIADPVSYVIDPMYANPTEYNWIAMWMAAFLFAVQIYCDFSGYSDIAIGTARILGFHIPKNFDRPFLSGTLTELWRRWHISFSSWLRDYIYITLGGNRRGQIMAYVNLFITTFVSGIWHGADWTFVFWGTLHSSMMVIEKFVFQFETMRNAWNRVPRAIQPIYPVGVFVLSCFFFRAKATPEVPTGMGIVKIMLERAFTGAGGIFPQMSVSLVILVGFLFLVDILQDRKEDRFAFITDNLYFLIPTCILLYITSFIIYSVTVSSPFLYFQF
- a CDS encoding LA_2486 family SGNH/GDSL-type esterase; the encoded protein is MKKYSKLILSIGISLLLVLLLGEGKFRFVYQSDSEEIRYKKFHCLYGFSEIRLCPNRNETFTRKDGKTWDIQTNHRGERILSDEKEDTNLWIIGDSMAMGYGLPTKETLAFYLKTKYNLNARVIAVDAIGTNGISRLLKETLTGTKEENHPKKIFWIWNPSDFIDDEREKTGLKRFLYPIHHLLSRYSYTYRYFLPSPPNNVYTSYGTPILYPKEHITYSNLFQFLNDPSISKEKLSILFSLGMSREGKPDTSDPNYDETKKFFIQEGMNTIDLRKKTEELFKEQKQIYIPGDGHPGPALAELFADAIASEFLNLQ
- a CDS encoding LA_2490 family SGNH/GDSL-type esterase; translated protein: MIQNWKRWGAIVLFFPLALLSLELILRASNPPALRYYRDVKLLHAYHPEYGVALEPNESRFVRHYADLWQGQFTTNSLGLRGLEEPVPGKPKLLCLGDSLVMGFGVSDEDTFCSRLNGLEENGVKFQSLNLGVDAYGSLGSYKRLEDMSTHIDNIQTVLFFISPNDFTMPDELRAQGILPDDESDALHENDPVWKKNFRIQFELTRVSYLLQALKLAYEQTKVKFAQTKYLVSTDSELLLSSPLVYLRETFILPVKQQKCEETETFICPTPLQNLSVICSDSPVDPNSLEPLPETTTRAYDLMINLSKEKGYKFVPVILPMQIEEVYCRQIGKFNALGSYSIRAKRYLDSKGIKTLDILPFTDKMCGREFTLNGKTKKAGIQDYYIPGDGHLTKLGNLWAAESITEALKEIK